From a region of the Blochmannia endosymbiont of Camponotus modoc genome:
- the ilvC gene encoding ketol-acid reductoisomerase: MTNYFNTLTFIEKLKHLGKCRFMSNNEFSDGIQALLSKKVAIIGCGSQGLNQGLNMRDSGVNITYALRRESILNKQESWKRATQNGFPVGTYDEIIPKSDVVINLTPDKCHTSVIRQIEPLMKHGSTLGYSHGFHIVEVGEKIRQDITVIMVAPKCPGTEVRQEYQRGFGVPALIAVHEENDTYDMGMTLAKSWAFALGSHRAGVLESSFVAEVKSDLMGEQTILCGMLQAGSILCFDYMISNGVNAAYAGKFIQCGWEVITEALKQGGITLMMDRLSNASKIRAFILSEKLKNILKPVFEKHMENILNGIFSKEMMLDWENNDAKLLNWREKTSQLPLEQAPHYQQEILEQTYFDYGILMVAIIKSGIELSFDTMIKSGIAPESAYYESLHELPLIANTIARKKLYEMNMVISDTAEYGNYLFCDTVVPLLKTTIIPNLRTGDLGMSSKNVNVDNIVLRNTNDMIRNHTIEKVGIQLRSYMQNMKSLSFN, encoded by the coding sequence ATGACTAATTATTTTAATACATTAACTTTCATAGAAAAATTAAAACATTTGGGAAAATGTCGATTTATGAGTAACAATGAATTTTCTGATGGAATTCAGGCATTATTATCTAAAAAAGTAGCTATAATAGGCTGTGGGTCTCAAGGTTTGAATCAAGGTTTAAATATGAGAGATTCTGGGGTAAATATTACATACGCTTTACGTCGTGAATCTATTCTTAATAAACAAGAATCTTGGAAAAGAGCAACACAGAACGGATTTCCTGTAGGAACTTATGACGAAATTATTCCTAAATCAGATGTAGTTATTAATTTAACTCCAGATAAATGTCACACATCAGTGATACGACAAATAGAACCTTTAATGAAACATGGATCCACATTGGGGTATTCACATGGATTTCATATTGTAGAAGTTGGAGAAAAAATTCGTCAAGATATTACTGTCATCATGGTTGCTCCAAAATGTCCCGGTACAGAAGTTCGTCAAGAATATCAACGAGGATTTGGGGTACCTGCTTTAATCGCCGTACACGAAGAAAACGATACATATGATATGGGCATGACATTAGCAAAATCCTGGGCATTTGCACTTGGTAGTCATCGTGCTGGGGTATTAGAATCTTCATTTGTAGCAGAAGTTAAATCAGATCTTATGGGAGAACAAACTATTTTATGTGGAATGTTACAAGCCGGATCCATTCTTTGTTTTGATTATATGATTAGCAATGGTGTTAATGCTGCATACGCAGGAAAATTCATTCAATGTGGCTGGGAAGTCATAACTGAAGCATTAAAACAAGGAGGTATTACATTAATGATGGATCGATTATCTAACGCTTCTAAGATACGTGCTTTTATATTATCTGAAAAACTAAAAAATATATTAAAACCAGTTTTTGAAAAACATATGGAAAATATACTTAATGGAATATTTTCTAAAGAAATGATGTTGGATTGGGAAAATAATGATGCTAAATTACTTAATTGGAGAGAAAAAACCAGTCAACTTCCATTAGAACAAGCTCCACATTATCAACAAGAAATTTTGGAACAAACATATTTTGATTATGGGATATTAATGGTAGCTATAATCAAATCAGGTATAGAATTATCCTTTGACACGATGATAAAATCTGGAATAGCACCAGAATCAGCATATTATGAATCATTACACGAGTTACCTTTGATTGCAAATACTATAGCTCGTAAAAAATTATATGAAATGAATATGGTAATTTCTGACACCGCAGAATACGGTAATTATTTATTTTGTGATACGGTAGTACCTTTGTTAAAAACGACTATAATACCTAATTTAAGAACAGGAGATTTAGGTATGTCATCCAAGAATGTTAACGTTGATAACATTGTTTTGCGTAATACTAATGACATGATTCGAAATCATACAATAGAAAAAGTTGGAATTCAACTAAGAAGTTATATGCAAAACATGAAAAGTCTATCATTTAATTAA
- the trxA gene encoding thioredoxin — translation MNQIIMHLTDSNFKETVSNSTNLFLVDFWAEWCNPCKAMIPILEDIAVEFNDTLKVAKLNIDENPITTKNYGIKSIPTLLLIRHGTVLSTKVGLLSKQKLQEFLKIHI, via the coding sequence ATGAATCAAATTATCATGCACCTAACAGATTCTAATTTTAAAGAAACGGTGTCAAACTCTACCAATCTTTTTTTAGTTGATTTTTGGGCTGAATGGTGCAATCCCTGTAAAGCAATGATACCTATTTTAGAAGATATCGCTGTTGAGTTTAATGACACATTAAAAGTAGCAAAATTAAACATAGATGAAAACCCAATAACTACAAAAAACTATGGGATTAAGAGTATCCCAACTTTATTATTGATTCGTCATGGAACGGTGTTATCTACTAAAGTAGGGTTGCTGTCCAAACAAAAATTACAAGAATTTTTAAAGATACATATATAA
- the rho gene encoding transcription termination factor Rho, with the protein MNLTKLKNIPVSELVHLGESMGLENLARMRKQDIIFAIFKQHAKTGEDIFGDGVLEILQDGFGFLRSSDSSYLAGPDDIYVSPSQIRRFNLRTGDTISGKIRPPKEGERYFALLKVNDVNYDKPENARNKILFENLTPLHANSRLRMERGNGSTEDLTARVLDLASPIGRGQRGLIVAPPKAGKTILLQNIAQSISHNHPDCVSIVLLIDERPEEVTEMQRLVHGEVIASTFDEPASRHVQVSEMVIEKAKRLVEHKKDVIILLDSITRLARAYNTIVPSSGKVLTGGVDANALHRPKRFFGAARNMEEGGSLTIIATALIDTGSKMDEVIYEEFKGTGNMELHLSRKIAEKRVFPAIDYNRSGTRKEELLTTQDELQKIWILRKIIHPMSEIDAMEFMMNKLSMTKTNDEFFDMMKRC; encoded by the coding sequence ATGAATCTTACAAAATTAAAAAACATACCAGTTTCTGAATTAGTACATCTCGGAGAAAGTATGGGTCTGGAAAATTTAGCACGTATGCGCAAGCAAGATATTATCTTTGCTATTTTTAAACAACATGCTAAAACTGGAGAAGATATTTTTGGGGATGGTGTATTAGAAATATTACAAGACGGTTTTGGGTTTCTTAGATCTAGTGATAGCTCTTATCTTGCTGGACCAGATGATATTTATGTGTCTCCAAGCCAGATTCGTCGTTTTAATTTACGTACTGGAGATACTATTTCTGGGAAAATTAGACCTCCAAAAGAAGGTGAACGTTATTTTGCATTGCTTAAAGTAAATGATGTAAATTATGATAAACCGGAAAATGCTCGTAATAAAATTTTGTTTGAAAATCTTACTCCATTACATGCCAATTCACGATTACGCATGGAAAGAGGAAATGGTTCTACGGAAGATTTAACCGCGAGAGTATTGGACCTAGCATCACCTATTGGGCGCGGACAGCGCGGTTTAATTGTAGCGCCTCCTAAAGCCGGAAAAACTATACTTCTTCAAAATATTGCACAAAGCATTAGTCATAATCATCCAGACTGCGTATCAATAGTACTTTTAATAGATGAACGTCCAGAAGAAGTTACTGAAATGCAACGCTTAGTGCACGGAGAAGTCATTGCATCTACTTTTGATGAGCCAGCATCTCGTCATGTTCAAGTATCTGAAATGGTAATTGAGAAAGCTAAGCGATTAGTAGAACACAAAAAAGATGTTATTATTTTGTTAGATTCCATTACTCGATTAGCAAGAGCCTATAATACTATAGTACCTTCATCCGGAAAAGTGTTGACAGGAGGGGTTGATGCTAATGCTTTACATCGTCCAAAACGCTTTTTCGGAGCGGCTCGTAATATGGAAGAAGGAGGAAGCTTAACTATTATAGCTACTGCTTTAATAGATACTGGATCAAAAATGGATGAAGTAATTTATGAAGAATTTAAAGGAACTGGCAATATGGAACTACATTTATCAAGGAAAATAGCTGAAAAGCGTGTTTTCCCGGCTATTGATTACAATCGTTCTGGAACTAGGAAAGAAGAACTGTTAACTACTCAAGATGAACTGCAAAAAATATGGATTTTACGAAAAATTATTCATCCAATGAGTGAAATTGATGCAATGGAATTCATGATGAATAAATTATCTATGACTAAAACCAATGATGAATTCTTTGATATGATGAAGCGCTGCTAA
- the hemD gene encoding uroporphyrinogen-III synthase: MNILITRPSPYGEQLVNKLLSFGKFAYHLPLIYFSTGKELCALEQKLNLLSEGDFLCIISQHAIKYAHNQLLDIGISWPTKLAYYSIGYATSVMMYKLSGILVKYPTIQETSENLLQLPELMYSYGKRALILRGNNGRTILDNTLQRRGVFVASCECYTRQPLRYDREEQSSKLLELNIKIVVVTSGEILQHLYYLIPESYRTSWLIRCKLIVVSVRLAKLARRLGWTDIIIARSANNEVLTHILIKNS; the protein is encoded by the coding sequence ATGAATATTTTAATTACTCGTCCTTCTCCATATGGAGAGCAATTGGTAAATAAATTACTTTCTTTTGGTAAATTTGCATATCATTTGCCATTGATTTACTTTTCTACAGGAAAAGAATTATGTGCATTAGAACAGAAATTAAATCTACTTTCTGAAGGAGATTTTTTGTGCATTATATCGCAGCATGCAATTAAATATGCTCATAATCAATTACTTGACATAGGAATATCTTGGCCTACCAAATTAGCATATTATTCCATTGGTTATGCAACTAGTGTAATGATGTACAAGTTATCAGGAATATTAGTGAAATATCCTACAATCCAGGAAACTAGTGAAAATTTATTACAATTACCTGAACTAATGTATAGTTATGGAAAGCGCGCTCTTATTCTGAGAGGAAATAATGGACGTACTATTTTAGACAACACTCTCCAAAGAAGAGGAGTGTTTGTTGCGTCCTGCGAATGTTATACTAGACAACCGTTGCGGTATGATAGAGAAGAACAATCATCTAAGCTATTAGAATTGAATATTAAAATAGTAGTAGTTACTTCTGGGGAAATATTGCAACACCTATATTATTTAATTCCTGAATCTTATCGTACATCTTGGTTAATACGATGTAAATTAATCGTGGTAAGTGTGCGTCTAGCTAAATTAGCTAGACGTTTAGGTTGGACAGATATTATTATAGCGCGGTCAGCAAACAATGAGGTACTAACTCATATTTTGATTAAGAATTCATAA
- the hemC gene encoding hydroxymethylbilane synthase: MKTKILKIATRKSQLAICQAQYVYDELKRYHPTLSIELIPIVTTGDKFLNINAKNKIKKGAFIKELEHALINFRADIAVHSMKDITVPLPHELTLPVLCKRNDPRDAFVSLKYPNIDTLPIGSTIGTSSLRRQCQIRAQRPDLVVSNLRGNIDTRLKKLQYGQYDAIVLAVAGLQRLQLHEYIRVYIDPSDLLPAMGQGVIAIECRSDNADILSLLSPLYHQETSFRVRAERAVTTYLESYCHLPIASYAEIEEDQIWLRALIGLPDGSKITRTEGRAPLDQAEKLGFILAEDLLIKFKR; encoded by the coding sequence ATGAAAACTAAAATTTTAAAAATTGCTACACGAAAAAGTCAACTTGCTATTTGTCAAGCTCAATATGTTTATGATGAATTAAAACGTTATCATCCAACATTAAGCATAGAGTTAATACCTATTGTAACAACAGGAGATAAATTTTTAAATATTAATGCAAAAAATAAAATCAAAAAAGGTGCATTTATTAAAGAATTAGAACATGCATTAATAAACTTTCGTGCCGATATTGCTGTGCATTCTATGAAAGATATTACAGTACCTTTACCGCATGAATTAACTCTTCCAGTTTTATGTAAACGCAATGATCCACGTGATGCTTTTGTTAGTTTAAAATACCCTAACATAGATACGTTACCTATTGGTAGTACAATAGGTACATCAAGTTTACGTAGACAATGTCAAATACGAGCGCAGCGCCCAGATCTAGTAGTCAGTAACTTACGAGGTAATATAGATACTAGATTAAAAAAATTACAATATGGACAATATGATGCAATAGTTTTAGCTGTAGCTGGATTACAACGATTACAGTTACATGAGTACATTCGTGTTTATATTGATCCGTCCGATCTATTACCAGCAATGGGACAAGGTGTTATAGCCATTGAATGCCGTTCGGATAATGCTGATATTTTATCCTTATTATCGCCATTATATCATCAAGAAACCTCATTTCGTGTCAGGGCAGAGCGCGCTGTTACTACTTATTTGGAAAGTTATTGTCACTTACCAATTGCTAGTTATGCTGAAATTGAAGAGGATCAAATATGGCTACGAGCGCTTATTGGATTACCTGATGGTAGCAAGATTACTCGTACTGAAGGAAGAGCGCCTTTAGATCAAGCAGAAAAATTAGGTTTTATCCTTGCTGAAGATTTATTAATTAAGTTTAAACGATAA